The sequence below is a genomic window from Denitratisoma sp. DHT3.
CCAGGCCGATCGCGGCGAAAATACCGGCGAACTTGCCGACATCGAAAGGAGGCGGCTGCGGCGCGGGTGGCGCACCCGCCGCAGCGCCGGGCGCGGCGGCGGCCTTGCGGGCCAGCTCCAGGGCGGATGCGTTCATCCGCGCCTCCATCGCGCCGCCACGGCTGGCCGCGACTTTCTGCACCTGCTCGGAGACGAAGCGGCTCAGGCGTCGGTAGGGGGACCAGAACGCCTGGCGCAGGCTGATCGGGTGATCGATGATCTTGGCGATGGTGGCGTCCCAGTCGCGTCCCTGGCGGTCGTAATAGACCCCGTTGCGCCCCACCAGCAACTGGTCCGCGTCGCCGGCGGTGAAGGCTGCGGCGATGGCGGTGCGCTCCTCTCCCGCCTCGCCATGGCGCACGCAGTCGCAATACACCAGACACATCCGGGACAGCGTCGCCAGACTCGCATGACGCGCCGGATCGGTCACGGCCACGCACAACTCGGCGGCACGGCCGTCCAGATACAGGGTGCCGCACTGGAACACGGCCTTGCCGCGGCGGGTATAGAAATCGCGGAAAGCCACGAAGTTGTTGGCCAGGGGCATCAGGTCGCGAACGTAGCGGGCGAGCCGCGCCAGATCGCGCAGGGCGGCGGCATCGATCGAGCCGTTGCCGTCGACCGGCTTGGCCGCCAGCCATGCGGCGTAGGGTGCGAGGGCATCCTTGGCCGCGCACCATTGCGCCTCGCTCAGGGACTCCAGGGGTCCCAGAAGGGGCGTCAGCAGGGTGGCCTTCAAGGTCTCCAGCGGTGCGCGCCAGGCCGGATTCAAGCCGTCGCCGAGGGGCAGCGGGCGCCCCGCCGCCACCCGCCCCAGGGGCAGGCCGCCCAGCGTGTCGGCGGTCATCAGCGGCGGCGCCGCGAGCGACTTGTAGGTGGCCTCGTCGGCGTTCAGGGCGTCGCCCGCCCGCTCGTCGAAGGCCGCCAGGCGACAGCGCAGGAAATAGTCGTCGATTTTCTCGCTGACGGCGAGCAGTGCCTCGTGGGCTGCCGCCGTGCCCTCCCCCAGCGGGCTCGAAACCCCCGCCGCCAGCCAGGCCGCCTCGGCGGCCTCCAGCCAGCGGACCTGGGCGGCGGCGATTTCGTCGATCTCGATCGGTGCGTCGGCGGGGTGCCCATGTTCGGCGGCAATCGCCCGGGCGGCGGCATGCAGCGTCGCGTCGGCCTCCTCCCGAATCGCGTCGAGCGGCACGCCGGACAGGTTCTGCTCCAGCACCTCGGGCCGGCTCAGGCGTTGTCCGGCCCAGGCGATGGCGGCGATCAACTCCGGGGCGCGGATGTGGCCGTCGCCGTCGCTGTCGATCAGGGCCAGCGTTTCGCGATCGAACTCGATGCCGGTGGTTGGGCAGGACAGGGCGACCCAGAGCTTCTGGTCCAGCTTCCCGATGGCAAGCAGGTCGGCGGCACTGTCGATGCGCACCTGGTCGAACCCGCCGGCACGAAAGAACCGCCACGTATGGCTGGATCCAAGAGTATTCATGGACTGACGCTCCAGAAAATTTTCGAACCCCATTTATAAACGATATTCCCGCAGACCGTCAGCATGGCGGCCGCACACGGCGGGCGCACCGAAAAAAAAGGCAGCCGAGGCTGCCTTTCCGCTGGCTCCGACGGACGCCGGTCATCAGTGGCCGTGCTTGCGCAGCCGCTGGATCGCCGCCAGTTGCGCCACGGCTTCGGCCAGCTCGGCCTGGGCGCGGGCGTAGTCCAGTTCGGAACCGCGGTCGCGCATGGCTTCCTCGGCCATCTTCTTGGCTTCCATGGCCTTGGCTTCGTCCAGATCGTGGCCACGGATGGCGGTGTCCGCCAACACGGTCACCAGCCCCGGCTGCACTTCCAGCATGCCGCCGGCGACGAAGATCAGCTCTTCCTGACCATGCGGCAGCTTCAAGCGCACGGCACCCGGTTTGATGCGGGTCATCAGCGGCATGTGGCCGGGCAGAATCCCCAGCTCGCCGCCTTCGCCGGGCAGCGCGACGAATTCAGCCAGGCCGGAGAAGATCGACTCCTCCGCGCTGACGACATCTACATGAATGGTTATTGCCATATCTTGCTCCTAGCAGCCTGACGTTCCGGGCCGGCAAAGCAGCCGGCCGGAACTCCGGCTCGCGGCTAACTTATTGCAGCGTCTTGGCCTTCTCGAAGGCTTCCTCGATGCCACCCACCATGTAGAAGGCCTGCTCGGGCAGGCTGTCGCACTCACCCTCGACGATCATCTTGAAGCCCTTGATGGTGTCCTTGAGGGAGACGTACTTGCCGGGAGAGCCGGTGAACACTTCGGCCACGTGGAAGGGCTGCGACAGGAAGCGCTGGATCTTGCGGGCGCGGCCCACGGCCAGCTTGTCTTCCGGCGCCAGTTCGTCCATGCCCAGAATCGCGATGATGTCGCGCAGTTCCTTGTAGCGTTGCAGGGTCATCTGCACGCCACGGGCCACGGAGTAGTGCTCCTCGCCCACCACCAGCGGATCGAGCTGGCGGGAGGTGGAGTCCAGGGGATCCACGGCGGGGTAGATGCCCAGCGCGGCGATGTCCCGGGACAGCACGACGGTGGAGTCCAGGTGGAGGAAGGTGGTGGCGGGGGACGGGTCGGTCAAGTCGTCCGCAGGCACATACACGGCCTGGATGGAGGTGATCGAGCCGACCTTGGTGGAGGTGATGCGCTCCTGCAGGCGGCCCATTTCCTCGGCCAGGGTGGGCTGATAACCCACGGCGGAAGGCATCCGGCCCAAGAGCGCGGACACTTCGGTACCGGCCAGGGTGTAGCGGTAGATGTTGTCCACGAAGAACAGGATGTCGCGGCCTTCGTCGCGGAACTTCTCGGCCATGGTCAGGCCGGTCAGCGCCACGCGCAGACGGTTGCCGGGAGGCTCGTTCATCTGGCCGAACACCATGCCCACCTTGTCGAGCACGTTGGAGTCCTTCATCTCGTGGTAGAAGTCGTTGCCCTCGCGGGTACGCTCGCCCACGCCGGCGAACACGGACAGACCGCTGTGCGCCTTGGCGATGTTGTTGATCAGCTCCATCATGTTCACGGTCTTGCCCACGCCGGCGCCGCCGAACAGACCCACCTTGCCGCCCTTGGCGAACGGGCAGATCAGGTCGATCACCTTGATGCCGGTTTCCAGCAGTTCGGTGGTGGGGGACAGTTCGTCGAACTTGGGGGCTGCGGCATGGATCGGGCGCAGTTCGTCAGCCTGGATCGGGCCGGCTTCGTCGATGGGACGCCCCAGCACGTCCATGATCCGGCCCAGGGTGCCATGGCCCACGGGGATGGAGATGGCCGCGCCGGTGTTCTTCACGCTCATGCCGCGGCGCAGGCCGTCGGAGGAGCCCAGGGCGATGGTACGCACGATGCCGTCGCCGAGCTGCTGCTGTACTTCGAAGGTCAGACCGATCTCGGCGTTGCCAGTATTGGCGTCGTCGAGAACCAGGGCGTCATAGACCTTGGGCATGGCTTCGCGGGGGAACTTGATGTCCACCACGGCGCCGATGCACTGGACGATGTTTCCGTTGCTCATGGTTGTTTCCTCAATGCTAAAAATCCGTTAACCCGCTGATCAGCCCGCAATAGCCGCCGCGCCGCCGACGATCTCGGAAATCTCCTTGGTGATCGCCGCCTGCCGAGCCTTGTTGTAAACCAGTTGCAGTTCCTTGATCACGTTGCCGGCGTTGTCGGTGGCGGACTTCATGGCCACCATCCGGGCGCTTTGCTCGGAAGCCATGTTCTCGGCCACGGCCTGATAGATCAGGGCTTCCACATAGCGCACCAGCAGATCGTCGATCACGGTCTGGGCGTCCGGCTCGTAGAGGTAGTCCCAGGAACCGTCGGGAGTACCAAGACGCTCGCCCGTCAGGGGCAGCAGCTGCTCGATCACCGGTTCTTGCTTCATGGTGTTGATGAAGCGGGTATAAGCCACATACACGGCGTCCAGCTCGTCGTTCTGGAAGGCGTCGATCATGACCTTGATCGGTCCGATCAGCTTTTCCAGATGGGGCGTGTCGCCCAGCTGGGTGACGTGGGACACGACCTTGCCACCCATGCGCTGGATGAAGCCGAGGCCCTTGTTGCCGATGCAGGTGGCGCGGATATCAGTCACGCCGTCCTGTTCCCACTGGCGCATATTGCCCACCAGCAGGCGCAGGATGTTGGTGTTCAGGCCGCCGCACAAGCCCTTGTCCGTGGTCACCAGGATCACGCCGACGCGCTTCACCGGTTCCCTCCTGATCAGGAAGGAATGACGGTAGTCGGTCACGTTGGCCTGCGAGAGATTCGCCGCCAGGCGGCGAATCTTCTCGCTGTAGGGACGGGCGGCCCGCATCCGCTCCTGCGCCTTGCGCATCTTGGACGCGGCCACCATCTCCATGGCCTTGGTGATCTTCTTGGTGTTCTGGACGCTCTTGATCTTGGTGCGGATCTCTTTTCCGACTGCCATGATCGCTCTCCTTAAAAGGGTTTAAGGATTACGCCCAGGACTTCTTGAACTCTTCGACCGCGGCCTTCAACTGCGCCTCGGCGTCCTTGTCCAGATCCTTGGAAGTCTCGATCTTGTTCACCAGAGCCGCATGCTTCTGCTTGACGAACTGATGCAGGGCGGATTCGAAGGGCAGAATCTTGGCCACATCCACATCGTCCATGTAGCCTTCGTTGGAGGCGTACAGGGAGATCGCCATTTCGGCCACCGAGAGGGGGGCGTACTGGGGCTGCTTCATCAGTTCGGTCACGCGCCGGCCGCGCTCCAGCTGCTTGCGGGTGGCTTCGTCCAGGTCGGAGGCGAACTGGGCGAAGGCCGCCAGTTCGCGGTACTGGGCCAGCGCCAGGCGCACGCCGCCGCCGAGCTTCTTGATGACCTTGGTCTGGGCGGCGCCGCCGACGCGGGACACCGAGATACCGGCGTTCATGGCAGGACGGATGCCGGCGTTGAACAGGTCGGTCTCGAGGAAGATCTGGCCGTCGGTAATCGAAATCACGTTGGTCGGCACGAAGGCGGACACGTCGCCGGCCTGGGTCTCGATCACGGGCAGCGCGGTCAAGGAACCGGTCTGGCCCTTGATTTCGCCATTGGTGACCTTTTCCACGTACTCGGCGGAGACGCGGGCAGCGCGCTCCAGCAGGCGGGAGTGGATGTAGAACACGTCGCCGGGATAGGCTTCGCGGCCGGGCGGGCGGCGCAGCAACAGGGAGATCTGGCGATAGGCCCAGGCCTGCTTGGTCAGATCGTCATAGACGATCAGCGCATCCTGGCCGCGGTCGCGGAAGTACTCGCCCATGGTGCAGCCGGCGTACGGCGCGATGTACTGCATCGCGGCGGATTCGGAGGCGGTAGCCGCCACCACCACGGTGTATTCCATGGCGCCGTGCTCTTCCAGCTTGCGCACCACGTTGGCGACGGTGGAAGCCTTCTGGCCGATGGCGACATAGACGCAGAATACGCCCTGACCCTTCTGGTTGATGATGGTGTCCACCGCCACGGCGGTCTTGCCGGTCTGGCGGTCGCCGATGATCAGCTCGCGCTGGCCGCGGCCGACCGGCACCATGGCGTCGATGGCCTTGAGACCGGACTGCACGGGCTGGGACACGGACTGGCGCCAGATCACGCCCGGCGCCACTTTTTCCACCTTGTCGGTGATCTTGTGGTTCAGCGGACCCTTGCCGTCGATCGGCTCGCCCAGGGCATTCACCACGCGGCCGAGCAATTCCGGACCGACGGGGACTTCCAGGATGCGGCCGGTGCACTTGACGGTGTCGCCTTCGGAGATGTGCTCGTATTCACCCAGGACCACGGCGCCGACGGAGTCGCGCTCCAGGTTCAGTGCCAGCCCGAAGGTGTTGCCGGGAAACTCCAGCATTTCGCCCTGCATCACATCGGCCAGACCGTGAACGCGGCAAATGCCGTCAGTGACCGAAACCACGGTGCCCTCGTTGCGGGCGGTGGCGGCCAACTGCATGTTCTGGATCCGGCTCTTGATCAGGTCGCTGATTTCAGAGGGATTGAGGTTCATGGAATTGCTCCTAATTCTTTAGCGCGGTGGCCATGGCAGCAAGCTTGCCGCGGACGGAGGCGTCGATGACTTCGTCGCCGATGGCGATGCGTACACCGCCGATCAGTTCCGGCACGACGCGGACGGTCGCCTTGATTTTGCAGTTGAACTTGCGCTCCAGGTCGGCCACGAGGGATTGCACGGCAGCGTCATCCATCGGGAAAGCCGATTCCACGTCGGCATCCTTGCTGCCTTCGTGGCTGTTCTTCAGTTCTTCGAAGAGCTGGGCGATTTCCGGCAATACGGACAGACGCTCGTTATCCACCAGGACATGGACGAAGTTCCGCTGCTCGGCCGAAAGTCCCTCGCCGACCACGTCGGCAAACAGCTTGGCCAGCTGATCGGGCGTCAGGCGGGGATTGGCGACGCACTCGCCCATCTCGGCCGTGGCGGCCACCGCCGCCATGCGTCCCAGGGACTGGGACCAGGCAGACAGGACGGCGCCGTTGCCGGCGCCCTTGGCCAGCTGGAAAGCGGCTTCAGCGTAGGGACGCGCCAGGGTGACGTTCTCGGCCATGGCGGATCAAAGCTCCGACTTGAGTTGAGCCAGCAGGTCGGCGTGGGCCTGGGCGTTGATCTCCTTGCGGAGGATCTTCTCGGCGCCGGCCACGGCCAACTGGGCCACGTGCTCGCGCAGGGCTTCGCGGGCCCGCTGGGAAGCGGCGGCGGCTTCGGTTTCGGCGGCTTCGCGGGCGGCAGCGACAATGCGCGCGGCTTCGACCCGGGCTTCGTCCAGAAGCTGGGCGGATTGCTTTTCGGCACCAACGCGCAGGTCGGCGGCGGATTCGCGCGCCTTGCGCAATTCGTCGGTGGCCTTTTTCTCCGCGTGGACCAGATCGGCTTTTGCCTTGTCCGCAGCCGCGAGCCCGTCGGCGATCTTCTGTGCCCGCTCGTCGAGCGCCTTCATGATGGGGGGCCAGACGAACTTCATCGTGACCCAGGCCAGCACGAAGAACACAACCAGCTGGGCAAACAGCGTTGCGTTCAGATTCACGGTATTCGCTCCTTAAAAGCGTGTTCTAAGGGTGGGCGATTACTTGAGGATGAACGGGTTGGCGAAGGCGAACATCATCGCGATACCGACGCCGATCAGGAAGGCGGCGTCGATCAGACCGGCCAGCAGGAACATCTTGGTTTGCAGGGCGTTCATCAGCTCGGGCTGACGGGCGGAAGCCTCGAGATACTTGGAGCCCATGATGCCGATGCCGATACAGGCGCCGATGGCACCCAGACCAATGATCAGACCGGCGGCCAGAGCAACAAAACCCAGAACGTGTTCCATGACAACTCCTTTAGTTGAAAATCAAAGTGAAAAAAGGGAACTGCGAAAACGAATCAATGACCTTCGTGAGCCTGGCCGATATAGACCAGCGTCAGCATCATGAAGATGAAGGCTTGCAGCACGACAATCAGAATGTGGAAGATGGCCCAGATGGAGCCGGCCAGTATGTGGCCGACCCAGAGCGCCACGCCGGTGCCGTTGGCGGACCAGGCGGCGCCCATCAGCGCGATCAGCATGAAGACCAGTTCGCCGGCATACATGTTGCCGAACAACCGCATGCCGTGGGAAATGGTCTTGGCGGCGAACTCGATCAGCTGCATCGCGAAATTGATCGGATACAGCACCGGGTGGCTGCCGAAGGGGGCGGTGAACAGCTCATGCACCCAGCCGCCGACACCCTTGATCTTGACGTTGTAGTAGATGCAGAGCAGCAACACGCCGATGGACATGCCGAGCGTGGCGTTGAGGTCGGCGGTGGGCACCACGCGCATGTAGGCGTGATGGTCGCCGGTGATGGCCTGCCAGAGGTTGGGCAGCATGTCGAGTGGCAGGAAGTCCATCGCGTTCATCAGGAACACCCAGACGAACACGGTGAGCGCCAGGGGCGCCACGTATTTGCGCGACTCCTCGGAATGGATGATGCCCTTGGCCTGATCGGCGACCATTTCCACCAGGAACTCCACCGCGGCCTGGAAACGGCCAGGCACGCCGGAAGTGGCCTTGCGCGCCGCCAGCCAGAGCACGAACACGGTGATCAGGCCGAGGGTTACCGAGTAGAACAGGGTATCGACGTTGATCACCGAGAAGTCGATGATGCTGGCCTGCTTGTGGCCCGTGGAATTGAGGTGGGTAAGGTGGTGGACGATGTAATCGCCCGCATTGGGTGCCTGGGCGGCAGCTTCTTCGTGACCGGTCGCCATATTCAAGTCTTCAGCAAAAATGCAAATAAGTTCGCCTTCAACGCCGCGAACAGCCCGACGAGCAATGACAGCCAATGCACGTCGAAATATCGTTGCGCCAAGGCAAGAATTCCGATCGTCGCGGCAACCTTGAAAAACTCACCCGCAAAGAAGGTCGCCGCGCTTGCGCGACCGCTGGCGGTCGCGATTTTCAGACGCAGGACAAAGACCAGATTG
It includes:
- a CDS encoding F0F1 ATP synthase subunit epsilon, with the protein product MAITIHVDVVSAEESIFSGLAEFVALPGEGGELGILPGHMPLMTRIKPGAVRLKLPHGQEELIFVAGGMLEVQPGLVTVLADTAIRGHDLDEAKAMEAKKMAEEAMRDRGSELDYARAQAELAEAVAQLAAIQRLRKHGH
- the atpD gene encoding F0F1 ATP synthase subunit beta; its protein translation is MSNGNIVQCIGAVVDIKFPREAMPKVYDALVLDDANTGNAEIGLTFEVQQQLGDGIVRTIALGSSDGLRRGMSVKNTGAAISIPVGHGTLGRIMDVLGRPIDEAGPIQADELRPIHAAAPKFDELSPTTELLETGIKVIDLICPFAKGGKVGLFGGAGVGKTVNMMELINNIAKAHSGLSVFAGVGERTREGNDFYHEMKDSNVLDKVGMVFGQMNEPPGNRLRVALTGLTMAEKFRDEGRDILFFVDNIYRYTLAGTEVSALLGRMPSAVGYQPTLAEEMGRLQERITSTKVGSITSIQAVYVPADDLTDPSPATTFLHLDSTVVLSRDIAALGIYPAVDPLDSTSRQLDPLVVGEEHYSVARGVQMTLQRYKELRDIIAILGMDELAPEDKLAVGRARKIQRFLSQPFHVAEVFTGSPGKYVSLKDTIKGFKMIVEGECDSLPEQAFYMVGGIEEAFEKAKTLQ
- the atpG gene encoding F0F1 ATP synthase subunit gamma — protein: MAVGKEIRTKIKSVQNTKKITKAMEMVAASKMRKAQERMRAARPYSEKIRRLAANLSQANVTDYRHSFLIRREPVKRVGVILVTTDKGLCGGLNTNILRLLVGNMRQWEQDGVTDIRATCIGNKGLGFIQRMGGKVVSHVTQLGDTPHLEKLIGPIKVMIDAFQNDELDAVYVAYTRFINTMKQEPVIEQLLPLTGERLGTPDGSWDYLYEPDAQTVIDDLLVRYVEALIYQAVAENMASEQSARMVAMKSATDNAGNVIKELQLVYNKARQAAITKEISEIVGGAAAIAG
- the atpA gene encoding F0F1 ATP synthase subunit alpha, whose product is MNLNPSEISDLIKSRIQNMQLAATARNEGTVVSVTDGICRVHGLADVMQGEMLEFPGNTFGLALNLERDSVGAVVLGEYEHISEGDTVKCTGRILEVPVGPELLGRVVNALGEPIDGKGPLNHKITDKVEKVAPGVIWRQSVSQPVQSGLKAIDAMVPVGRGQRELIIGDRQTGKTAVAVDTIINQKGQGVFCVYVAIGQKASTVANVVRKLEEHGAMEYTVVVAATASESAAMQYIAPYAGCTMGEYFRDRGQDALIVYDDLTKQAWAYRQISLLLRRPPGREAYPGDVFYIHSRLLERAARVSAEYVEKVTNGEIKGQTGSLTALPVIETQAGDVSAFVPTNVISITDGQIFLETDLFNAGIRPAMNAGISVSRVGGAAQTKVIKKLGGGVRLALAQYRELAAFAQFASDLDEATRKQLERGRRVTELMKQPQYAPLSVAEMAISLYASNEGYMDDVDVAKILPFESALHQFVKQKHAALVNKIETSKDLDKDAEAQLKAAVEEFKKSWA
- a CDS encoding F0F1 ATP synthase subunit delta; translation: MAENVTLARPYAEAAFQLAKGAGNGAVLSAWSQSLGRMAAVAATAEMGECVANPRLTPDQLAKLFADVVGEGLSAEQRNFVHVLVDNERLSVLPEIAQLFEELKNSHEGSKDADVESAFPMDDAAVQSLVADLERKFNCKIKATVRVVPELIGGVRIAIGDEVIDASVRGKLAAMATALKN
- a CDS encoding F0F1 ATP synthase subunit B, whose amino-acid sequence is MNLNATLFAQLVVFFVLAWVTMKFVWPPIMKALDERAQKIADGLAAADKAKADLVHAEKKATDELRKARESAADLRVGAEKQSAQLLDEARVEAARIVAAAREAAETEAAAASQRAREALREHVAQLAVAGAEKILRKEINAQAHADLLAQLKSEL
- the atpE gene encoding F0F1 ATP synthase subunit C, whose product is MEHVLGFVALAAGLIIGLGAIGACIGIGIMGSKYLEASARQPELMNALQTKMFLLAGLIDAAFLIGVGIAMMFAFANPFILK
- the atpB gene encoding F0F1 ATP synthase subunit A, whose amino-acid sequence is MATGHEEAAAQAPNAGDYIVHHLTHLNSTGHKQASIIDFSVINVDTLFYSVTLGLITVFVLWLAARKATSGVPGRFQAAVEFLVEMVADQAKGIIHSEESRKYVAPLALTVFVWVFLMNAMDFLPLDMLPNLWQAITGDHHAYMRVVPTADLNATLGMSIGVLLLCIYYNVKIKGVGGWVHELFTAPFGSHPVLYPINFAMQLIEFAAKTISHGMRLFGNMYAGELVFMLIALMGAAWSANGTGVALWVGHILAGSIWAIFHILIVVLQAFIFMMLTLVYIGQAHEGH
- a CDS encoding ATP synthase subunit I produces the protein MHKVLFLQLGAVALVTAIAGMWVGAVGAASAAVGGGAYVLPNLVFVLRLKIATASGRASAATFFAGEFFKVAATIGILALAQRYFDVHWLSLLVGLFAALKANLFAFLLKT